A segment of the Streptomyces sp. NBC_01235 genome:
CCGGCGGCCGGTAGGCCGCTCGGCGAGAGAACGCCCCGATCAATCACTTACACGACAAGGAGGTGCGGCCGGCATGACCGTAGTCCCGGCCCAGCAGTCCGGTGGCGGAGGCGGCTCCAGCGGCCTCTACGACGTTCTGGAGCTCATCCTCGACAGGGGGCTCGTCATCGACGCATTCGTGCGGGTCTCCCTGGTCGGCATCGAGATCCTCAAGATCGACGTGCGTGTCGTCGTGGCCAGCGTCGACACATACCTGCGCTTCGCCGAGGCGTGCAACCGCCTCGACCTGGAGGCAGGGCCCCGCAAGAGCCCCGGGCTGCCCGAGATCGTCGGCGAGGTCACCGAGTCCGGCGCGCGCGGCAAGTCCAAGGGCGCGCTGTCCGGTGCCGCGGAGACCATCTCCGACGCCTTTCATCAGGCCCGTGACGAGGGCTCGTCCGGCGAGCGCGAGTCCAGGCCGCGGCCCCGCAAGACCACCACCACGCGCCGTAAGGAGGAACAGGAGTGAGCACGTACGTCTACGGCATCACGTCGAGCTCGCACCCCGCCGTTCCACAGGACCTCGGTGGCGTCGGTGACCCGCCCATGCCGGTGCGCGTGCTGAAGGAGGGCGAACTGGCGGCGATCGTCAGCGACGCGCCGGAGGGACTGCGCCCCAAGCGCCGCGACCTGCTCGCCCACCAGAC
Coding sequences within it:
- a CDS encoding gas vesicle structural protein GvpA, with protein sequence MTVVPAQQSGGGGGSSGLYDVLELILDRGLVIDAFVRVSLVGIEILKIDVRVVVASVDTYLRFAEACNRLDLEAGPRKSPGLPEIVGEVTESGARGKSKGALSGAAETISDAFHQARDEGSSGERESRPRPRKTTTTRRKEEQE